The genome window GGTCTTCATCGCGATCGCTGTCATCGCGGTGAATTGGTTCCACGTCTCAGTGCTCTACGTATTGCTCGCCGTCGCGACGCTGGCGACCATCGCCTATCGGCCGCGGCGCTCCGACAAGACACTGGAACGGCCAGCGTCATGAACCAGATACCATCGCTCATCGCAGTGTTCGCCTACCTCTCGCTGCTGACGGTCGGGGGAGGCATGGCGGCGTATCCCGAGATGGAAACGCTCAGCGTCAACGTGCATCACTGGGTGACGCAGGACCAATTGGTGCATTTCTATTCGCTCGGTCAGATGGCTCCAGGACCCAATTTGAACATGGTCGCGGCGATCGGCGCGCATGTGGCCGGGGTCGCCGGGGCTTTCGCGGTGCTCCTCGCCTTCTACGCGCCCACCGGCCTGTTCGCGCTGATCATCGGCCGCTTGTGGATACGACTCGAGAATTGGCCGTGGCGCACGTCCATCCAGAACGGTCTCGCGCCGACGGCGCTCGGCCTGATGCTTGCGGGATTGCTCACTTTTGGGAAGACCGCGTTGCGCCTAGGCCATTCCGCCGAGGCCTTCTTGATCGGGCTCAATTGGATCGCCGTCGCGATGGCCGTGCTAGTACTTGTGCTGATGCTGCGGACGAAGATCAACCCAGCGCTACTCGTCCTCGCGTGCGGTGTGATCG of Candidatus Eremiobacteraceae bacterium contains these proteins:
- a CDS encoding chromate transporter, with product MNQIPSLIAVFAYLSLLTVGGGMAAYPEMETLSVNVHHWVTQDQLVHFYSLGQMAPGPNLNMVAAIGAHVAGVAGAFAVLLAFYAPTGLFALIIGRLWIRLENWPWRTSIQNGLAPTALGLMLAGLLTFGKTALRLGHSAEAFLIGLNWIAVAMAVLVLVLMLRTKINPALLVLACGVIGAFTFR